DNA from Streptomyces rishiriensis:
CGTGCTTGCCGGCCCGGGCGGCGCCGCGCCCGAGGTCGAGGAGCCGCCGACGGCCGCGCCACGCCACCACGGCGACGGCGACGATGAACAGCGCGGCCCCGGACAGCACCCCGATCCGCCGTCCGGTGAGGCCGGGTACCAGGACCCCGACCCCCGCCGCGAACACTCCGCACCACCACAACGGCGCGGCCCCGGCCCGTACGACGACGGCCACCCGAGCCAGCCCCTGCCCTCCGCGCGCCACGTCCGCCTCCTGCTCTGTCCGGCACAGTCTCGTGACCGTTCAGACTAGTGAGCGAACGTGAGACGAGTCTGAGAGAACCACCGGAAAGGCGCGCCTTCCGCAAGCGGCGGCTACTCCACGAAGAGCCCCCGCGCCGCCGCCCGCGCGTCGAACTCCTCGAGCCGGGCCTGGGCGTCGGGCAGGTCGTCGCACATCGCCTCCAGCAGTACCCGTCCGAGCAGCATCGGCGCGCACGCCGTGTCGAAGGCGAGGCCGGTGCCGACGGCGGCCGGCAGCAGCAGGTCGGAGACCTTGGCGACCGGCGCGAACGCGGAGTCGGCGACGGTCACCACACTCAGCCCCGCCTCCCGGGCATAGGCGAGGGTGTCGACGACCTCACGCGGATGCCGGGGCAGCGCGAAGCAGAGCAGGGCCGAGGCACCCGCCCGGACGGCGGCGTCGATCCGGTCATGGATCATCGTGCCGCCCTCGTTCAGCAGCCGTACGTCCGGATGGACCTTGGCGGCGAAGTACGCGAACCCGTACGCCTGGGAGGCGGCGGCCCGCAGTCCGAGCACGGGGAGCGGGCGGGAGGCCGCCAGCAGCCGGCCCGCCCGCTGCACCGGGCGGGGATCGGCGAGCAGTTCGGCGAGGTGCTTCAGGTTCTCGATCTCGGCCTCGACGGCCTGCTGGTACTCGTTGCGGGAGACCGGGCCGGCCGTCCGCTCGGCGGGGGCGACCTCGCGCAGGTGCTTGCGCAGGGCGGGGTAGCCGTCGAAGCCGAGGGCGACCGCGAAGCGGGTCACCGACGGCTGGCTGACGCCCGCGAGCTCGGCCAGCTCCACGCTGGACAGGAACGGCACGTCGGCGGCGCGCCGCACCATGCTGTGCGCGATGCGCCGCTGCGTCGGCGTCAGCCGGTGCACCTCGAAGAGCGCCTGCAGCCGAGCGGCGGGACTGTCCGGCACACCGGCCCCCGGTGCCGCGCCCGGTGCCCCCGGACCCGATGCCCCCGGACCCGGTACTCCCGGACCTGCCGCCGCTCCTCGGCCCGGCACTCCCGGCACCGCCCCACCGGTCTCCGTCTCCGCGCTCATGCCCCGCTCCCCCTCCAGATGTCCGTGAACCGGCCCAGCAGCCCGGCCGCCGCCCGTACGTCGTCCGTGAGCGGCCGGCCGGCCTGTTCCGCGTCGAGCACCGCTTCGGCCGGCTCCAGCGCCCGGCCCGCCGGAAGTCCCGGTCCTGACCGCGGCAGGCGCCGGCGCGGCGCCCGTACGGCGGCGACGGGTCCGGCAGCCGACGACGAGACGGTACGCGGCACAGGCACGCAGTGTCTGCCGGGCGGCGGG
Protein-coding regions in this window:
- a CDS encoding MurR/RpiR family transcriptional regulator, with the protein product MSAETETGGAVPGVPGRGAAAGPGVPGPGASGPGAPGAAPGAGVPDSPAARLQALFEVHRLTPTQRRIAHSMVRRAADVPFLSSVELAELAGVSQPSVTRFAVALGFDGYPALRKHLREVAPAERTAGPVSRNEYQQAVEAEIENLKHLAELLADPRPVQRAGRLLAASRPLPVLGLRAAASQAYGFAYFAAKVHPDVRLLNEGGTMIHDRIDAAVRAGASALLCFALPRHPREVVDTLAYAREAGLSVVTVADSAFAPVAKVSDLLLPAAVGTGLAFDTACAPMLLGRVLLEAMCDDLPDAQARLEEFDARAAARGLFVE